The Palaemon carinicauda isolate YSFRI2023 chromosome 24, ASM3689809v2, whole genome shotgun sequence nucleotide sequence tggagtactccaaggaatgtgttgtcacctatgttgttcatcctccgcATGGTTTTTGAAATacgtagaacagttgaagatggtataaaatgattggactggattggtaacaggaaactagctgacctagtgtatgctgatgacgctgtctttattagcaaaacaccacagaactttcaaagcttacttaccagaatacatgaaatatcaagtgaggttgagctcaagataaatataagaaagacagagatgatgagatcggGATATGCAGCGGAagtggaaatatcattggaaggagaaaggaataatgaggtagaataatctaaatatttaggaaatgtaattttccacgtttgaatttatgaataagaggaaaattaatttccttgatagatggaatgtccagtaggtggcgtgtcagtaagtttgctcggttggtcttaggtggggaacaagtcattcagcttcggacgttggactgaacgaacaAGCGTTTATAACACCGGTTATTATATATACAAAGGCGTGGCAAATCTTTTACACGGCTTAAAATGGCAAGCAATGGTGATAGTGACTCTGGTATTCAAGTTCAATTGAATACCATTTTGGCAGAACTTTCGAACTTAAAAAGAGATGTGCAAGGCAATTCATTAACCGTTGCCactgaagtgaagaaattaaaaaccGAAAAGGACTTGTCATGGAGATTTCTTGGAAACAAACATCAATATGAGTTTAACAGTGAACTTGAAGATGCAATTAACCAGTGCCTTTGGGGCGTAGAAAACGGAAAATTGGACTATGTGAGAGAACAGCTTGAGGAAGTTAGAGATAAAGTACATAAAAGGAATAAACTTGTTAGAATTGCCAATACATCAGCAGGTGGATGGGAAACTGTCAGGCAGTACAAAACAAATCCGGTTGCGTCCGACAGCGAGGATGAATCTAGAATAAACAAGGCTGAGAGCAGGGCGCTCAAAAAGCAGAAGACTCGAAGTTATCCTCGAGGCGGTTCTCGGCGGTCGTTTGACTCTACTGCCAAAAACATTTATTGGGGTTCAGGCGTTTCCGGTCACAAACCATATGGACCCGGTCCGGTTGGAAGAGGCAGATTTTTTCGTGGTCAAACCAGCACCAATAGTTTCAACACCAGAAGTTCCGGCTTCGTCGCTCCAGGACCCTGTTTTGCTTGCGGGGAGTTCTCACACTTCCGGCGGAATTGTCCCTATTCCAGAGGTGCAACCCTTTTCGGAGCAGCCAGTGTCGGCGGGGAGCCGACAACTGGTGGGCCAGCAAGGAAGTAAACCGGAGGTGTCACCAGACTTGTTAGAAGATGAGTATTTTGACTATGATAGATTTAcccatgatttttatgaatatgagcagggacagaaaagtataatagttaggggtaggttaaagaaacatattcaattttgGAGGTCAATTGGCTCGAGTGATTTTGTACTCGACGTAATAGAAAAAGGCTACAAGTTACCTTTGTATTCGATACTTTCgagaacattttgtaaaaacaataaatctgctttgttagaatttgattttgTTTCAGAAGCTATCCAAGATCTAGTAGATAGAGCACTAATATCAGTTTGCGAAAGCCCCCCTTATGTTGTAAATCCGTTGACTGTTTCCATTCAAAATTCTAAACGTAAAAGACTTATTCTTGATTTAAGAGAAGTGAATAAGCATTTGTGGAAACAACctgtaaaatatgaagatattagAATTGCATTATCATTGTTTAAAAGTAAGGGTTATCAAATTAAGTTTGATTTGACCAGCGCTTATCATTTTGTTGACATCTATGAGCCTCACACAGAATACCTTGGGTTTTCTTGGATAAATAGGGAAGGAAAGACTAATTTTTACAAGTTTAATGTTCTCCCTTTCGGAATTTCAAGCGCCTGTTATATGTTTACAAAGTTGACAAGACCGCTGCTGAAGAAATGGCGCGGTGAGGGTAAGTTTGTCACCATGTTCTTAGATGATGGATACGGTTGTTCGCAATCTCTTGATGGCGCAATTAAACTTAGCCAGCATATAAAAAATGATTTGTTGTCATCGGGATTTATCCCGAATGCAACAAAATGTATCTGGTCACCCACTCAGGTTCTGGAGTTTTTAGGTGTGATGCTTGATTCCGGAAACAGTTCGATATTTATCCCTGATCGAAGATTACTTAAGTGCATCAATGCGATTTCAGAAATATTGACTAGTATTAAAGTACACAGGTACGTTCATGTTAAGAAAGTAGCGAGCTGTATTGGTCAAATTATCTCAATGAGTGTTGTCATAGGAAAAGTTTCTCAAATAATGACCCGGAATTTAAGTATTGACGTACTCGCGGCTAGTCACTGGGATCAGTATATAAAAATTTCTGATGAAAGTAAGAGACAACTAGAATTTTGGCAAATATCTCTGTCGGAACTGAATATAAAACATACCAATGTGTCTTTTCAATGCTCAAAAATTGTGTATTCTGACGCTAGTAGTACAGGGTTTGCTGGTTATGCAGTCAGTGCGAAAACCGGAATTTCATATGGTACATGGTCCATTGAAGAAAGTCTTAAGTCTTCGACATGGCGAGAATTGGTAGCTGTTTATCGTGTTTTACAGTCGTTAGGTCATATTCTGACTGGTCAGAGGGTGAAATGGTTTACTGACAATCAAGGGGTTGAAGCGATCGTATCGAAAGGTTCTATGAAGGTGGAATTGCAAAGTATAGCTATTGATATTTTTCGATTTtgtattgcaaagtctattttgttGGAAATAGAATGGATTCCTAGAACAATGAATGAAAAAGCAGATTATCTGTCAAAGATTATAGACATTGATGACTGGGGTATCTCATTTGAAATATTTGATATGATTCAGGCTAGATTTGGAAATATACATATTGATTGGTTCGCTTTCGAACATAATGCGAAACTGAATTCGTATTATTCAAGATATTGGAGTCCCACGTGTAACGGTATAGACGCCTTTTCAGAACATTGGGGAGGAAAGTTCGGATTATTTGTTCCCCCAATCACTGTCATTACACAGGTTATCAAGAAAATGGCCTTTGACAAAGCTGTTGGTGTTCTTGTTGTGCCTTGCTGGAAATCAGCTTTGTTTTGGCCATTTCTTTGTCCAACAGGGTCATTTATACCAGAGGTAGTTGATTGGTTCGATTTACCAATTAACAGAGAGAATTATGTGTCTAGTAGGAGTGGAAAAGGTATGtttggaaatattgatttgaatttccGTATGTTGGCACTGAAAGTTGATTTTTCTTCAATAAGTTAGTCATCATTATATTTGCGGCGAATGTGAGGCTACGTCCCTCGTACGGGACTGCTTGTATAAAAGTTACACTGTCTAATTTTTGGTTTTATGAAAATTGACAAACTCGATACTGcattcaaaacataactttaaagacGGAGATGCAAAATTGTCAGTGGTATTTGAAGCACACGCAGTATTGCGTAGGTGCAGTAATATTtaagaaattgtaaaataaattaaggcagtattgccgtgtttgaaagcgcaagcagtattgcgggagcgcagttttattaaaaaaaaaaaaaaaaaaaaaaaaaaaaaaaaaaaaaaaaaaaaaaaaaaaaaaaaaattgtataaagaaAAGTAGTATTGTCGTGCTTGGAAGCGCAAGCAgcattgcggaggcgcagttataataaaggcagtattgccgtgcttgaatgcgcaagcagtattgcggaggcgcagttataacaaGGCAGTATTGCCGTACTTGAGGTTGagagcgcaagcagtattgcggaggcgcagttatataaaggcagtattgccgtgtttgaaagcgcaagcagtattgcggaggcgcagttacaatagaggcagtattgccgtgcttgaatgcgcaagcagtattgcggaggcgcagttataacaaTGGTAGTATTGCCGTGTTTGAAAGCACAAGCAGTATTGCGGAAGTGCAGGTATATTTGAATTGGTCTTTGAAAGTTTAAATGTATTATATTGAAGTTATGTCCAATTTCAGATTTATTAACAATAGACTTTACGTGTGTTTTTTCAGATCCATAAGACCAAAATTGATCAGCTCCCAGAAGTGATGGCGGGAAAAGTGCACCTACTTCCGAATTTGTTGAAGAAATCAAGGGCAGATTCAACCAGTTCAAAATATCATGGAGCGTTTGTGCGCTTTCAGAAGTGGGTATCATGCAACGGCTTGGGAAGTGGAGACGCTTTGCCCGCTAAATCCTTCATAGTAGCGATATATTTGGCTTCTTTAATTCAGTCTGTAAATTCACCTAGCCCAGTTATTGCTGCTttctatgcaataaaatggtaTCATGACATTAACGGTCTATATTCTCCAACGAATTCAAagttagttgaaaatattttagaagcGGCCAAAAGAGTTTTGGGGAAACCAGTCGTTAAAAAAGAACCAATCACTGTTGATATCATTACATCTTTGTACAACAGACTATacgaatacaataatataaaaaatcagagaACAATTTGTGCATTTTTGATAGGCTTTTCTGGATTTTTGAGAAGTCGTGAAATGTTAAGTATTAAGATATCTAACATTGTATTTCATACTACTTATATGGCCATTTTTATGGAAGGCAGCAAGACTGACAAATATAGAGATGGTTCTTGGATAATGATTGCAAAAACAGGTACAAATATTTGTCCTGTAGATAacactgtgaaattaataaaatgggcaaacttgaatggtgatgattacttgttttgtaatttaagtgcTACAAAAACTGGACATAAGGTGAGAAATGTTAACAAAAAGATGTCCTACACAAATCTTCGTGACATATTCATAAATGCATTGAAGCCTCATGTGTCAGATGTGAAAAAGTATTGTGTTCATTCTTTAAGATCTGGGGGAGCCACCGCAGCAGCTAACAACGGTGTCAAAGATCGTATGTTTAAACGACATGGTCGTTGGGCTAGCGAAACCGCAAAAGACGGTTACGTGAAAGATAGTATCGATGAAATGTTAAAAGTATCTCTAAGTCTTGGCTTGTAGaagtattgtatttgttcattatatTGCTGATCCAAACATGTTTAAGATTTATTCATTACAAACGAAGGCCCCGTTCTTTAtattcagcaacgtccgagtgctatacgagcagtcgtatccaaattcaataaattaaatttgatttgactttgttttatttgtctgtccatactgagacatggagtatatacaggaaatgtaattttccacgtttgaatttatgattaggaggaaaattaatttccttgatagatggaatgtccagtaggtggcgtgtcagtaagtttgctcggttggtcttaggtggggaacaagtcattcagcttcggacgttggactgaacgaacaagcgtttataaaacaaacaaggaattaaattgatgttattaagctttttgtttggatcagcaaattgtagttatcatgattgtttaaatgtaatggtgtatgtataaagagtctaaatgccttGAGTAAAGGCACCgtgtttcagcaacgtccgagtgctatacgagcaGTCGtatcagcaacgtccgagtgctatacgagcagtcgtatccaaattcaataaattaaatttgatttgactttgttttatttgtctgtccatactgagacatggagtatatacaggaactatgatctcttatacagggtctttagaattgaagtttaatgaaaggttgaaaatgcgtaaatcagactatggctacgataaataaaattttgaaatcaaattgcttgaatttacatataaaaatttggctatatatcagtttagtgagatcagtgttactgaatggacatgagttatggtatggcaatgaaataatatccaccAGATTAGTAAATTTAACAGCAgagccctcaggagaatattggagTTAAATTACAGGAcaggatgagaaatgaaactattggagagattactcaattgccatatttgaataagatgatgatgagaggtagatggagagggtttgggcatgctcttcacactccccaagagagattagttcaccaaacggttagctgggccccacaagggactagaagagttggaaggagaTCCACGCCTACacggctgaggtctatgaagtgtgaagtaggaggagCTGGTAATGTAAaaaggtcaaaccccagacatgaataaggatatatctgaggcctttgtcctgcagcagactagaaacggctgaattttgttgtatatactatatatatatatatataatatatacatatatatatatatatatatatatgtatattttatatatatatatacatatatatatatatatatatatatacatgtgtgtgtgtgtgtcatgcctAATATGAAGAATTGCCTAATTCGTAAACTAGGCAGTCGAATTGCCAGATTTGTATATTAGGCACTAACGTTACCTAACTTGTAAACGCCTTTCAAAACTATGCCTATTTCACGAACTGGGCCGCCTAGTTTGTAAACTAGGTAGCCTATTTTGTTAAATAGGCAAATTACCTAGCTTGTAAATTAAGCAGTCATGAAATATTTCACTGTTATACATAACCTTCTTTTTTTGTTTACAGTGTTTCTAATTAAAAGTCCGTCATTTTTCTTCATTAACTCTTACTTACTCACTGCTGATCAGTACTTAGCAAGCTATGAATACATCCAAGATGACTGAGGACAAAGCTTGATTTAGAGAAAGGTTTGAATCAAGTCTGATACACTAAATCTGAAACTTATATGTTACCCACCTATGTTACCATATGCTGAAATGTACCAGGTTATTGTCACCGAACTGGCTGGATCAACCTCGTAGAAAACTTAATACCTAAAGAAAAAATTTGAAGTAATTGAAGTTGgtggaatgaaaaaaataatcacggtgagtctctctctctctctctctctctctctctctctctctctctctccatatatttctataaaacatACCAGAAAGAGAAAACAAAACCAAATAAGGGAATTGTCGTACGGGTTTGAAAAGTAAGACTTTTGCAGAACGAGGACAAGTAGATCTCATTGTGATGAAATCAAACCCTAACCgttgattgaaatatattttaaatcatCATGACCATTTCTCAAAATTCCCGGTCCTTAAGCTAATCAAGTCCCTAGACATTAGCAGAAACTGCATACAATCTAATTGATATATTTAGTAGATGACCCCCGCCTGTCAAACTTCAGTCTGACAACGGAATAAATTCAAAGCTTCCGTCATCAATAAAATTTAGTTAATTTTTCCCGCGAATGAAGATTGTCCACGAAGCTCCAAGACATACACAGTCCCAAGGAAGCATTGAGAGATCTAACTGCGATGTCAAGCAGATGCTGATAGCCTGGACGATTAACGATGACTCGACTCAATGGGCTCAAGGTTTACTATTTGTCATGCTTCAAAAAACTCATCTCCACATAGAAACCTTAATTACAGAACACCCTTGGAAGTCTTTTGTGGTCGGAAAGGGACATTGGGTTTGGAAAGGATAAGTCTGCCAAAAGATGACATTGAGAAGCTTGAAAGAGAAGAGGAGCTTGAACAGTTAGTCTCCGAAATGACAGATTCAGAACGGCAAAAGTTGACGATCAAGCCACCATCAGTTCGGAACACACTAGTGACGACAACGGTAATGAAATTCACGAAGAAGTGTACAATACTGGAGGCCCTATAGAAATTACGGTTCTGAAACTGATTCTGATGCTGAACGAGAAACCTCATAAAACTTAAGCAGGCAATCATCCTTGTTGGATGCCTATAGAAAAGATAcaacattggctgccgattaaagcgattcAAGATAAGGATGCAGTTCACATCCCGGTGAGTGAGTTTGACTGGGGAAGATAGGATTGCAGTAGCATCCCAGGCATAATTATTGCTGTCCGAAATGACATCTAACGATCCACGGCATCATAAACAGTTGGATACCAAGAACCAAGCTTTTGAAAACTGACTATGCAATAATAGAAGAAACATGGTTAAAGAAGACAGTTCTTCCATTTCGATGAATTTCCACCCTGCACTCATTGCATGGTGGCCAAGGTTTCATAAAGTGATCCTGTCAGGGGGCTTGCATGACAAAAAGATGTCATTGAAAAGGGGATCAAACCTTGTGCCACAGTCCATTGAcaatggaaaaataaaacttgcAAAAATAAGTAACAAGGTAATCTGGTTAGCAAATTAGGATTTTGACATTTCTCAACGATCTTGTTTATCACCTTAATTCTGGCTGATAGatgtttttgttttccatttttattctATGTAAGCAACACCCATTTTATAATAAATTGTGCAGAGATTAAAaagtttaataattggttaatacCTTTTTTGATGTGCATGATAAACTATATTTGTTATAATAAATAAGTGCTATAAGATCTATTGGAAAACAAACCAAATTTGCCTAATACACAAACTAAGCACAATGCTTATTTAACAAACTAGGCTACCTAATTTACGAATTAGGCAGCCTAGTATATGAATTAGGCATAGTATTAAAATGAATTTACAAGTTAGGTAACGCCACTGCCTAATTTACAAATTAAGCAAATCGATTACCTAGTTTACAAATTAAGCATTTTCTCATATCAggcaggtcatatatatatatatatatatgtgtgtgtgtgtgtatatatacatatatatatatacatatatatatatatatatatatatgcatatatatatatatatatatatatcatgcatacatatatatatatgtgtgtgtgtgtgtgtaggtgtgtgtgtgtgtgtctgtgagtctTTGTGTGTGTGGGcttgttttgtgtgtttgtgtgtgtatacaaaatcaATATCcacgaaaaaaaatacatatttcgaagggaccatctcctttcCTCGTGGCAATGCAAATCGATATAATTTCTTACAAGAGGCACAATAAAAGGTTGTATAACAATAAAAGAACCTTGGTAATCTCAATGAAAGAAATAGAAACAACCTTTTTACCCATTAccaaaaaatactaaaaaatattaTCTAAAATCGAATACAATTTAGAACTACTCCGATTGATGTTAAAATTCCCAATTTTCAACTCAAACTGCTTTTACCAGTTTTCGTCCATGTGTATCAGGTCTTGTTATTAATATGCCTTTATTCTTAAAATCCATTGGATCATTGTCCTGTGTTAGATATTGGAAAACAACGCTATTTTCATCAACTCCTAAAGcatctatctgttttttttttttttttttttttttgcttcttctgAAATCTATTGACTCTAATACAGACACCATGACATGTTCCACATGGTAATGGATATAAACATACTTATTCGGCTACTGATTTTTATTCTCATTGTACCTACATCTTTCTAACTGTCAAGTTATTTTCTGTATATCCCAACTCCTTTGTAATTTTTCTGGCAGTTGTCTGGAAACATGATGTCATAGCGTTATTGGCGAATGGCAAGACATTTGCCAACACGAgtctttatctttttctatttattatgtttttcttgttttaagatatacCTTTTCAATAGACTCAGTAACATGCTTGTTTCCTTGAAACATCTCTAGGATTACTAGTTTCATATTCATTAACTTCAAATATATGAATACTAAAAAccttattaataattaaaatgagcCCTAATGTAGTTATTCTGTCTCGAAAATGCATGTATATTAGAATCTGAATTGAATTTTTTTGTGTAAATCTTGGATTTAAGACAACCAGGTTCAGAGTGGGATACAAGaatgtccaagaagggtaattcatgaTAATTTTCTTCTTCAACTTTGAATCTGATGGAGTTAAGACTAAAAagttatatttataaaaagaaaaaaaacggaaaatatCATCGACATATCCACGTAATATCGAAATCTAAAATCAATGTTATAAGCTAAGTTTCAAAGAACTCCAGGAGAATTTATGCTAACAAAGGAGACAAAGGAGAACACATGAAATGATCTTAtgttcgagaaaaaaaaatttattttacaagcgAAAAAAGACTCAGAAATACACAATCTAATTAACTTTTTTCAAAATATCCTTATTTAAGTTTACAGATGTATCTAAATCAAATGCATCAATTTTGTTGCTCAGGTACTAAAGATATTATTGTACCAGGACTTCGGCAAATAGAGACTTGCCATAAAAAAATGACCTTTTATTTCATAGATCAATGTTTTTCATTTTGTCAACAAAATTGCACGTATCGTTTAAATGGGAAGATGAAATGATGCCAAGGCACTGGAAAAGTTGGTTTGCTTTCTTCTGTTTTGTTTGGTTTTAGCAGACTGTAAGTTCTCTATTGCCATATAAACCTTTCTTGTACCTCATTTTGAGATTTATAACTATTCTAAAGAGAAAAAAAGGTACTTTCGTAGGATAAAATAAAATCGAGAATGAGAATTTTTTCTACAttatgggaaaatgtaggaattaatattaatggtgaatacctcagcaacttgagattttcagatgacttagttctgtttGGGGAATCATAGGATGAAAtgcaaaagacgatagaagattttcatagagaaagcagaaatgtaggactgaaaaggaatatgataaaactaagataatgttcaaggaaaatgcagagatACATCAaacaagagttatggacgaacctctagagtttATTAATGAACATACGTACTTATGACTTTCCACAGGACACGACACCAAAAATCCAAAGAATGATAAGTATAGAGTTGAaagcattttggtaaacaaaagaagattatgaaaagtgaaataccACCTCCtctaaaaaggaaaagtatttaatgagatg carries:
- the LOC137618409 gene encoding uncharacterized protein, translating into MFLDDGYGCSQSLDGAIKLSQHIKNDLLSSGFIPNATKCIWSPTQVLEFLGVMLDSGNSSIFIPDRRLLKCINAISEILTSIKVHRYVHVKKVASCIGQIISMSVVIGKVSQIMTRNLSIDVLAASHWDQYIKISDESKRQLEFWQISLSELNIKHTNVSFQCSKIVYSDASSTGFAGYAVSAKTGISYGTWSIEESLKSSTWRELVAVYRVLQSLGHILTGQRVKWFTDNQGVEAIVSKGSMKVELQSIAIDIFRFCIAKSILLEIEWIPRTMNEKADYLSKIIDIDDWGISFEIFDMIQARFGNIHIDWFAFEHNAKLNSYYSRYWSPTCNGIDAFSEHWGGKFGLFVPPITVITQVIKKMAFDKAVGVLVVPCWKSALFWPFLCPTGSFIPEVVDWFDLPINRENYVSSRSGKGMFGNIDLNFRMLALKVDFSSIS
- the LOC137618411 gene encoding integrase/recombinase xerD homolog, whose amino-acid sequence is MAGKVHLLPNLLKKSRADSTSSKYHGAFVRFQKWVSCNGLGSGDALPAKSFIVAIYLASLIQSVNSPSPVIAAFYAIKWYHDINGLYSPTNSKLVENILEAAKRVLGKPVVKKEPITVDIITSLYNRLYEYNNIKNQRTICAFLIGFSGFLRSREMLSIKISNIVFHTTYMAIFMEGSKTDKYRDGSWIMIAKTGTNICPVDNTVKLIKWANLNGDDYLFCNLSATKTGHKVRNVNKKMSYTNLRDIFINALKPHVSDVKKYCVHSLRSGGATAAANNGVKDRMFKRHGRWASETAKDGYVKDSIDEMLKVSLSLGL